DNA from Malus sylvestris chromosome 11, drMalSylv7.2, whole genome shotgun sequence:
TCTAAAGATCGGTCACAAAATGGGAAAGCATATTAGACGGAAGCCTGGACAGAATTAAGCGGAGCTGGCAGGGGCTGGTCGGGGACTAAGAGGACGTATCGAGAACGCTGAAatatggaaaaaaaatatttgttgcAGAGGCTGCGTTCGGTGTTCGCGCGAAGAAGAAGGCGCGTCTCTTTTTTATCTCTTCAAGATGTGGTCCCTCCATCTTCCCCttttatattgttttaatttaaggTAAACTATGGTTTGACCTCTTAAATTATTACTCCAGTTGAAATTGAtcacttaaattatttttttagtaaattaacCTCCTAAACTATTTAAAATCTGCTAATTAACCCCTTGCCTTTAGATTCCGTCCACTATGCCGTCAAATTCAAGGGCAAGTTAAGACTTTTTATCATCAatatggagcaaaaaataatcaagaaaattatgaaggTAACACGTGGACTATtaggtgaaaatgacaaaattaccctcgatgCGCACCGTGATTCCCACACGCATACGACGGACAATAAcagctcaatcaaggaagagtcaaaagtGATAAAAATTGGATTTATTCAAATCTCTCTCATCACACCTCGTCAAATCCtcactcaaaaggtaactcccaatttttCTGTTCAATTTATGATTAATTGCcaagttaattgcaagatattattttacATAATTTCTTGCAATTATACTCATATTTCTACCATATATGGCCGGTCCTTATTCTCCAAATGGAGCCGGCCACTCCCATATAAATAGTCATATTCTCCCACTAAAATGTTAAATCATTATCTACCCACAAATTCCTAAACacattttctttcaaattctaactttgacatcagAGATTATTCGGCCAAAGTcctccattcatcgtgggcgcatgaggcttttggccttaatcttaggtgttatgaTTTtccaggtgcattttcgtcagaGGAGAAGATgacgaaaatttgcatccataatCAATTCTTACTTTTTAGTTATAACCACCAACAAAATAATGCCATGTGGACATTGAATAATTAATTCTTAGTTTTTAGTTATAACCACCAACAAAATAATGTCACGTGGACATTGAATAATTCAAAAAACTTATAAcataataaaaaacataaagaaaTCAAACGTTTACATAAAGGACTATTTCACATTgtcattacacattattatGTGTCCACATGTCATAATTTTATTGGTGGTTATAAATGACATGTAAGAATTGATGGTAAAAATACTAATTTGCCCTTGAATTTGATAGAATAGTGGACTGAATCTAATGACAAgggattaattaacatatttcaAATAGCTAAGGGgattaatttaccaaaaaaaaaggtTCAGAAGGTCAATTTTAACTGAAGTAATAGTTCAGGTAAAAAGACAATTTACTCTTTAATTTATTAGCCCCTCGTCGCCTTTTCATTTACTCCAAAAACAATCATTTTCtaactcttaattttttttattcttttgtagGTGTtatcctatgaattttttttttcggaccTGCCATATAATATGTACTTAAAACTCTCACCTTAAACATACATTattttattaagaaaaaaaacatgttaTTCAATGTTTATTTATATAGTTAATTAAGTTAAATTAATTGACTTTcttaattttgtcataaaaagattttttaattttttttttatttaattagaaTCTCATTATTATGTGAAATATCCATAATtttttctagcatgatctaatattattcatttagtctaaatatttgactttcttcCAGCATGGTCTAAtattaatgactaataatttgCTACAAATGTTAATAATAACGTGGTACATGATATATATATCTCACCCTTACCAAACTAAAAAGACATATAAGATTGATTATGATACTAATCAGAGTCCCTTTGATAACATCTGATAAAATTGGAACTACCATGATACTTATGAAGAATATGATACAAGAATTTGAAAACCAAACATTTTCCCAAGCAAGTATTTAAGATGGACAATATGGTGGGTGAATATTTTGGCTACAATGAAACTATTtcgttaattgaatcatgttggtttcTTGCTAGAAGTTAGCAATGATCATTGTACACACAGATTAACTGCCTTCAACTCATCCAACCAAAATGACTATTTAGTATTTATAAATGGAGGGTCCTGAAGATTGATTGTTTACCGTTGGAGATGGCAACACCTACAAAGGCATCCAAATAAAGTCTAAGCTCATGACGAACAGTCCCAGAGAGCGAATGAGTACTGTCTCTCTTAATTAGTAGGTAGACAGCAAACATTTTCACTACAAAAAAAGTAGTCATTACTGACGAAGATTTTCCGAGGGCCCAAAAAAAACCGTCGTAAAAAGCACATTTTACGACCATAAAATATGGGTCGTCGGTAACATGGcatgaaacaaatttttattACCAACGCACATAATGTCCTCGGAAAAAGTCTCAAGTTTTGTCGGAAATGCATTTTTGTTTGGTGGGAAGAATTGGCGCCAGTTGTATTAACGACAAGTAAAGTTCTTATCGGAAATAGAATGGTGATTTCCGAAGGTTTACTCATGTTGACGAAATTGATTCAGTATTTTCGAGGGAAAAAAATCCTCttggtaatttttttatatttttgagggAAAAAAAGTTCTCTCGGTAATGCTTTTAAAATCCTCAAAGAAAAAGGTAATTAAATGTCAGAATTCAAggggaaagggaaaggaaatATGCGGCACAACTTTGAGAAAATGGGAAGGAAGATATGTGGCAGATTTTggagagaaagggaaagggagtTGCGGCAAGGAAGGATCCTTGCAGTGTGCGGCATCAATGTAGGAATGggtaaggccttctagaaatcaggtttTAGATGCCCTAATTTAATTAAGGATCATCCTTGCAGCTGGAAATTAGGTGGGAAaaggattaggaaagtttaAGGACAAAATAAGGAAACATGGATaactttccttctttcttgcttgcatcctttacttccttttcttgaattaatttcttcataacttcagcataatcctagcctcttttggtcttcaatttcgtccatccaccttgctccatacatgtgttatccattccaagcccaaaactgctccaaaatgcactttcttgccactttagccctttggacctacaaacacacgaaaatagcttaaaatactaaaataactaggaactaacaacataaatgcaagaaaacaagctaactaagtcgcataaatatgctcctatcaacttacacgttttaaatataTGCTAGCCCATTGTGTGACTAAGCCCACTCCCCTCCCctggataatatcgtttgttaaaaaaaaaacaatcatttgacaaccaatttaatcacattattatccacgTATTTTAATTAGTACcacacaataggctagcaataatgtgattcaatcactTGTtcgttaaatattattttctctatttttaaacacattcaaaacaaCGTAAGAAGCGTATAAAGCCAACAACCCCTTTTGGGGTCacaagcttcaccaaaaaaatttggacaaaaatacccccaaaacaaaaaaattcaaaagcaacccaaaataatgcaagggtatttttgtcattttaactgtattttttaataattgaaactttttgtacatttttttaaattagtacctcacaataggttagcaatcatgtgattcaatcagttgttcattaaatattattttctccatttttaacCACATTCAGAACATCTTACGAGGCGTGtgatgccggttataaaaaatgtCTTTTGCACGCACATaagaatgtgattaaattagttgtcaaatgatttttttttacaaacgatactatctacactaaggaggagggggtgggcttagcctcacaatgggctagcaataatgtaattaataatgcatcaaataatgcAGGGGTATTTTTGTTACTTTaacagtatttttttaataattaattcttttttgtatatttttattttaaaatgggaaggagaaaaagagaaaaaaaggaatgtgattagagagagaagtttcttttttatatgtcatttttttaaaattagagGATGTTAGGATCACCATTAGGTGAGGCTctgaaaaaaaactgtaaaaCTTAGTTTGTTTAATTTACCTTATTGCTCATGATTTCTGTTTTGTGGTAGAAGACAAAATTGTATTTTTAccttcttttggttgacaaagaatgttttatgggtaaattacatagtagcccctcaggtttgagctctactgcaatctcatacaacatctttaaaacatttcactttcatacctcaagtactattttattttaatttcatacaaccgttagattttccatccatggatctgttaaatgctgacgtggctgccacatatatgacacgtggctgccacgtggcaaataaaataattttttttttttttttaaacctgaaattggaaggaaaacaaaaaggtccgagcccagaagaagaagaaagagaaagagaagaagaaagaggagggaggagaaagaagaagaagaagaagaaaaaaaaaagaaaaaagaaaggggtccgaacccagaagaaagaggaagaagaagaaagaggaggaggatgaggaggaagaagaagaagaaaaaaaaagagggaccgaacccagaaaaatgaggaagaagaagaagaagaagaagaagaaaaaaaaaaggtccgaacccagaagaagaagaagaagaaagagaagaagaagaagaaagagaaagaggaggaggagggagaagaagaagagaagaagaaaaagaagaaaaaaaaagaaaaaaaaaaggaggtccgaaccagaagaaagagaagaagaagaagaagaagaaagagaagaagaagaagaagaagaagaaagagagaaaaaaaaaggaggtccgaaccagaagaaagagaagaaagagaagaagaagaagaagaagaaagagaaagagaagaagaagaagaagaagaaagagaaaaaaagaagaagaaagggaccgaacccagaagaagaaggaggaagaagaagaagagaagaagaaagaggaggaggagggagaagaagaagaagaagaagaagaaaaaaaaaaaaaggaggtccgaacccagaagaagaagaaagagaaagagaagaagaagaagaaagagagagaagaagaagaaagagaaaaaaaaaagtggaagatatgtttttttttttttttaaattaaaaaattattttatttgccatgtggcagacatttggcagccacgtgtcatatatgtgacagccacgtcagcatttaacagatccatggatggaaaatctaacggttgtatgaaattgaaataaaatagtacttgaggtatgaaagtgaaatgttttaaagatgttgtatgagattgcaatagagctcaaacctgaggggctactatgtaatttacccatgttTTATTAATGTAGTTTTAGATTAGCCCACACTCCTTTTAAAATTTTTGCCTCCGCCCTTATATAAACAAGTGCTACGTCAGTGCAAGGCATCTTTTCAGTTTTTAGACTTTTGTGTCCAGTTTGTCCTTGATAATTCaaaaaagagaaatgctaagaagactctCAAAGTAGAATTCTTTATGGACTTTCCATCACCTTATATTTTTGGCATATTGGTACCAGAattgtgccaaaaacatgaAGTGGCGGGAATTGTGCCAAACTAAACCAAACCTTTGGTGCATTTTAGGCGGttcaattggttttttttttttaaatgcccAACCCTGGTCTAGACCTTCTAGTTAAAAAAAGTTGACCAACAGTACATGAAGTATAGAATGGCAGGCAATGGAAAAAGGGAAATTATcataagagaaattttatttgaatccatATTTTGTATCTCAACACCCAGCTTACTTTTTATATCCACATTGTATTTGATTTATCTATCATTATCTATTTACACCCAACATTATTTCCGAAACCACCCTTACttatcaaaactcaactcaatcaaacttctttttacacccaactcaatctaattaaaaataaaaaataaaacgctAACCAGTCCATCATCTCCATGGAACAAATCCCTTCTTTCTGTCTTTAAAAAATCCTTCCATATCCCATGGTTGTCATTTTGCAACCCCATTTACTCCTCCGTAGTCATCCAAACCTCTTCCTCTTCCCTTTCTTCATCATTTGACATCTCTAAATTTCTAGAGCACTAATTAGCTTAATAATCGGTATGAACTTCTGGTTAGAGTGTTTAATGAGTTTGGTATGTTTCAATTAAATAAGAATCTTCTAGACTCTATATTCCTATATGTGGTAGAAAAATGGGTACGTCCAGGATAACTTTTTGTAGatcaatgaatatttttaaCCGTGGATATTTATTAGATACAAAAGTTGCGAACAACAATTAACATTACATTGAATTGTGGCTAAAAAGTATATCGCCTTTGCACATTTTATAGGCGAACTCATAGCTAAGCAATTTTTATTGTGGAGCAAAATTTCGGGAATTGATCTAACCTGGATGTGTAATTGAGtttatgcattttaatgattaaacTTATAAATATTTCGACCATATATGGATTTAATATCGTATATCTTTTAGCCTCTATATGCCACAAAAGTTGCGGACAAAAATTCACACTACATAGAACTGTGGTTAAAAAGTACATCGCATGTGCACGTTTTATAGGTGAACTCATAGGTAAGTAGTTTTATTGTTGACCAAAACTTCGGGAATTGATCTAACTTGAATGTATAATTGAGCttatgcattttaatgattaaattcataaatatcTCGACCACATATGAATTTAATAGCGTATTGTCTTTTAGCCTCTATATTGGTATCTGTGGCAAAAAAAATGGGTACCTTCATGAGAAAATTTTGTAGATCGGTGAATATTTTCAATCTGGATATTTATTAGATACCAGAAATTATAAGTCCATTTGTGAAAGTCTAAGTCAATGCCACGTACAATATTTGTTAAGACATAtttagggaactgttattagcactccaaaaatctcattctacactccgcacaagtgtatttttctttctaattatagaaagtttggagtgcaaaatgagatttttagagtgctaataacaattttctatatttatatacattttattttagtttggaagtcgtcttccttttttttctttctttatcaagTTGGGAGTATTACTGACTGTGACCATGTGCAACTAGTTGTTGATTCGTTTTGAATAATCAACATTATTTCTTTCAATATCTTAGGCGTATGAATAACAGAAAGAAAACGGTCATGATACAAGCTGAATAAGAGTAGTactaattagtaaacaacttttgcatgatgtttgcttataaccaagtggcatgaagggacaaatgtATAGGTTTCATGCACGACTTGGAATAGTATTAGTAAATGcatgatgtttgcttataaccaagtggcatgaagggacaaatgtgtatgtttcatgcatgacttgAAATAGTATTAGTCGTCGGGAGATTTTGcatcaatttgtttttgtttttaatatgtatatattaagtTCTATTTTAATGGGATTGCTCACCACCCCTAAGTTGTGATAATGCCTTTATTTATCATTGTTATgtgagtttaattaaattttgagattgtgTTTATCCACTACAtacattttgattttttttttttttgagttgagCAATAGCATTAGTaagttagatgttagattagtcaccgaAAAAATTCGAACCCACGCTGTCATGCAAGCAAGGACGAAGCTAGAGATCTGCATGGATGGGGGCATCCTCAAATAGCAAAGTCACAAATTAAAAGTTCAAGAATGTACTCAACAAAATACTTACATATTAATCCATAAGGTTTTTTATACAACTTATTACAATATCTCTCAACACGTTTCATGTTTTCAAACGTTGAATGACAACTTCATTACTAATACCATCAaatctctctctataaaaaaaataatcatgttaTCATTTATCTATTGATCTCTCATCCAATTTCTCAACAGAAATTTTACAGCTGAATATGCTCTTCCAACGATGGCAATAGTGCATAAAAGATTTAATACTAATGTCACAAGCAACTAAAatagtatattttttttcaaccaaaaataattaggtGGGGGCATCCGCCCCCGCTGAGCCTAAGCCAGCTCCATCCATGCATGCAAGAGCACAACACTTAttcaccactgtggtaaagggCCACTTCCCAACAAGTTGATTGCCCTGTGTGACTTTACTAATactattccaagtcatgcatgaaacatacacatttgtcccttcatgccaattggttataagcaaacatcatgcacaaattgtttattaattagtaCTACTCTTATTCAGCTTGTATCATGACTGTTTTCTTTCTGTTATTCATACGcccaagacattgtaagaaataATGTTGATTATTCAAAACGACTCAACAACTAGTTGTACAAGGTCACAGTCAGTGATACTCCCAACTTgataaagaaaggaaaaaaaaaaggaagttgacttccaaactaaaataaaatgtatataaaaatagaaaattgttattagcagtccaaaaatctcatttggtactccaaactttctataattagaaagaaaaataccctTGTGCAAAGTgttgaatgagatttttggagtgctaataatagtTCTCTAAATATATCTTAACAAATATTGTACGTGGCATTGACTTAGACTTTCGTGAATAGACTTATAATTTATGGTATCTAATAAATATTCAGATTGAAAATATTCATTGATCTACAAAATTTTCTCATggatgtacccatttttttgccACAGATACCAATATAGAGGCTAAAAGACACTATTAAATTCATATACGGTCGAgatatttatgaatttaatcattaaaatgctTAAGTTCAATTATACATTCAAGTTAGATCAATTCCCGAAGTTTTGGTCAACAATAAAAACTGCTTACCTATGAGTTCACCTATAAAACGTGCAAAGGCGATATACTTTTTTACCACAATTCTAtgtattgtgattttttgtccGCAACTTTTGTGGCATATAGAGGCTAAAAGATACTACGATATGAAATCCATATGTTGTTGAAATATTTATcaatttaatcattaaaatgcataaaCTCTATTACACATCCAGGTTAGATCAATTTCTGAAGTTTTGCTCCATAATAAAAACTGCTTAGCTATGAGTTCGCCTTTAAAACATGCAAAGGCGATATACTTTTTAGCCACAGTTCAATGTAATGTGAATTGTTGTCAGCAACTTTTGTATCTAATAAATATCCACgatttcgaccaaaaaaaaaattattcacggttaaaaatattcattgatCTACCAAAAGTTATCATGGACGTACCAATTTTTCTACCACATATAGGAATATAGAGTCTAGAAGATTCTCATTTAATTGAAACATACCAAACTCATTAAACACTCTAACCAGAAGCTCatttaattgaaaagaaaagggaattaaTACGTAAAAATTGAACCAATCAATTGAACACATACCCATTATTAAGCTAATTAGTGCCCTAGAAATTTAGAGATgtcaaatgatgaagaaaaggaagaggaagatgtTTGGATGACTACGGAGTAGTAGATGGGGGTGCAGAATGACAACCATGGGAGATGGAAGGATtttttaaagagagagagaagggcaTTTGCTCCATGGAGATGATGGACtggttagggttttattttttatttttaagtagatttgagttgggtgtaaaaagaagtttgattgagttgagttttgataaGTAAGGGCGGTTTTGGAAATAACGTTGGGCGTAAAAAGATAATGATAGATAAATCAAATACAATGTGGATATAAAAAGTAAGCTGGGTGTTGAGATATAaaatatgggttcaaataaaatttcccttaccATAACTATAACCAAATCGAATAACAATCCTTATAAGGTTCACACCGATATTCATACCATACATTTGAAATAAGGAAATAAAAGAATATTTGTAAAATTGCATGAGTACATGCGAAAAGACGGAAATCTATCAAATCAAGCGTAGCAGCTCTTGAGTTGACTCCCTTGAATGGAATAAGTTGTCGATGTAGTGTATCAGAGGAGCTAATGCAGTAACTGTCCTTTGCATCTGAACAAAAGCCGATGCTTCTGATAAAATTGAATACCAAACAAACTGTGTTACCAATGAAGTCCAACCCTAAAATACCCATGTACATATAGCATTCATAGTAAATTCATGTTAATTATATATGCTCAATATCTGGacgtaagatttttttttttcttcttctctataTTGGATATGAAAATAAAGAACCTGCAACCGGCCACGGTAGCTACCGCTACCATGAGCAGTCAAACCGATCAATCCCAAATCTCTAGCCTAATGTCAATAGGTATGAGCTAGTCTGCTAGAGACCTGGTTTGGAAGCGGATAGTATGACAATGATGAGTTACATACTTGAATAGTCTTACCATCTAATTTTACCcttttgaagaacagtgactTTGTAGGAAGGGTGTGCAGTGCACCCACAAAAGTCTTTCTGAGAGCCCATCCGTGGTAGGGGTACAAAACTTGGTTATATGCTGTTTTAACCGGATCCATGATTGATTTTTCGCTGcccaagtaaaaaaaaaagagaaaagaaaaaaaaatcaagttatAAGTAACTGTGAATCTGTGATAGTAAAATAAGAGGTAGCTGCAAAATTATAGAGACATACAAAAAATAAGAGATAGTAGTCATTGATTTAGGGTTTGTTCTTTTGTGAATAATTAATTCAAACATTAGTCAATAAATAATTATGTGCCTTAAGTAGAATAATTAAGTCATAGTATAATGGATATCATGAGTTTAGAACGAGAAGAGTCTATGAGCTCGtttgaaagtacttttaaaatgattaaaaatgcGTCTGATAAGAGTATTTTTGAAAcaaatccttagtaaaaatgcaagtaaatcttgaaaaaacacttgaagtgtttcCTGCAAAAATCACATAATTGATACTTTCTAgcaagaagcactttaagtgctcttgaaacccaaaaacactttcattaAAAGTACTTGATGAatattaaacattaaaaaaattcatgatGAACGGAAATATAAATTAAGTGGATATGAGAAAATAGAACATATGAGTGGACGTAGCAGCAGACTTAAGATGAAATTGCATTTCCAAACGAAAATGATTTTAGACATGTTAATGAAACAATGAATTCAGAGAAGATCGAGGCTAGGTTTGAGACAAGTAAAACCTTGAGGCCATAGTTTGCTCGAATATTATCTTAAGCATCTCAAGTGAACGCCTCACTCTGATGAGGGATCTCGAAGCACTATTATGGGGCTTAAAGGTATTCTGTTGTATTTCACGGTCAAGCGAATCTTCTAGGGTATTAACTGACTTTCCTGCCTTTTCAATCACACTAACCTGGTAACCACCACATTAgccaaaatttaattaaacaaaaccaAAGAAACACTCACATCAAAGGGAAGTAtatgaacaaaataaaaaagaaaatataaataattaagatCATCTTTGAAATATGTAAAATGTCTTAAATGTGTATTAtataacttaaaaatatatttgaaaTTCAGTGCACCGGAATTTCAATATCGAAATTACTCACCCTCACCAGaagatgtaaaaaaaaaagtagtatattttcatttttacatCTCATGCATCACCATACATATGAATAATAAGAAATATTTAGGAATTTACATAATTGAGTTTTTTATTTAGTATTTTTACCTTCCTTTTATTGTTTTAACGCAATGAATAAAAATTTCatcacattaatttttttttaaatcaataacaaaaaaaagttaGATGCATTTCATTTTCATCATGAAATTTATATTCTCCTACTACAGCAAAACATGTCTCTAGAGTTATAAAATGTTCATTTACATTTCTCAATTTTACATATCCTTGCACAGGAAGTTGCTCTAAGAAACTAAATTAGCTATAACTTATAAACTATTAAATCAACATGTGGTCCAATATCCTAGTGTGTATGGTGTTGAGTTTCTATCCATTTCGAGTTTGAAACTTTTGCTCTTCTAAATAATTGTAATAGTTTAAAACCCTCTCCCcccattaataataataatttttttttataaaa
Protein-coding regions in this window:
- the LOC126589261 gene encoding accelerated cell death 11-like yields the protein MERVVVRKDERIMTRLADEFEQLAAQLNSPAPITMEIGKFTQACRLVSPLIRHLGVASKFADIEYSAKVSVIEKAGKSVNTLEDSLDREIQQNTFKPHNSASRSLIRVRRSLEMLKIIFEQTMASSEKSIMDPVKTAYNQVLYPYHGWALRKTFVGALHTLPTKSLFFKRVKLDEASAFVQMQRTVTALAPLIHYIDNLFHSRESTQELLRLI